From Procambarus clarkii isolate CNS0578487 chromosome 49, FALCON_Pclarkii_2.0, whole genome shotgun sequence, a single genomic window includes:
- the LOC123763415 gene encoding uncharacterized protein isoform X1, translated as MAIEVLLNSKSVVTPLRPLWYTYVTLSVPLGNRNIDAFTLALAMSFAVRLDINLYNVFNRPAKTGRSIQEDQLDLFQQIESNIATLGVDGHACVLRFICEMQTNRFSSSSIFGEIFNLMFTPKQGSNYKILEDYIAAEMAGQDSGPGQTCAETYPSCPVSVFAVLRRFQNQMGFSTPEDKPLNASINLQNSLLTGDIDP; from the exons ATGGCGATCGAGGTGTTGCTCAACTCCAAGTCGGTGGTGACGCCGCTGCGACCATTGTGGTACACCTACGTCACGCTCTCAGTCCCCCTCGGCAACCGTAATATTGATGCCTTTACCCTGGCTCTGGCGATGTCCTTCGCGGTCCGGCTCGACATCAACCTCTACAATGTCTTCAACCGCCCGGCTAAAACGGGAAG GAGTATCCAGGAGGACCAACTGGACCTCTTCCAGCAGATAGAGAGCAACATCGCCACGCTGGGAGTGGACGGCCACGCATGCGTACTCCGGTTTATCTGTGAGATGCAAACCAACAGGTTCTCCAGCTCATCAATATTCGGAGAAATCTTCAACCTTATGTTCAC TCCGAAGCAAGGCAGCAACTACAAAATACTAGAGGACTACATAGCAGCGGAGATGGCCGGGCAGGACAGTGGGCCAGGCCAGACCTGCGCGGAGACGTACCCGTCGTGTCCGGTGTCTGTGTTCGCCGTCCTGCGCCGCTTCCAGAACCAAATGGGCTTCTCCACGCCGGAGGACAAGCCCCTCAACGCCTCCATCAACCTCCAGAACAGTCTTCTTACAGGGGACATTGACCCCTAG
- the LOC123763415 gene encoding uncharacterized protein isoform X2: MADVGDQTLGIYFTYTHPMYRGQKADGSVNTVAISLITVGVIYYLAALFPSKSSRFSRSIQEDQLDLFQQIESNIATLGVDGHACVLRFICEMQTNRFSSSSIFGEIFNLMFTPKQGSNYKILEDYIAAEMAGQDSGPGQTCAETYPSCPVSVFAVLRRFQNQMGFSTPEDKPLNASINLQNSLLTGDIDP, translated from the exons ATGGCGGACGTGGGAGACCAGACGCTGGGCATCTATTTCACATATACACATCCGATGTATCGCGGGCAGAAGGCCGACGGGTCCGTCAACACCGTGGCCATCTCCCTCATCACTGTAGGCGTCATATATTACCTCGCGGCTCTCTTTCCTTCAAAATCTTCTCGCTTCAGCAG GAGTATCCAGGAGGACCAACTGGACCTCTTCCAGCAGATAGAGAGCAACATCGCCACGCTGGGAGTGGACGGCCACGCATGCGTACTCCGGTTTATCTGTGAGATGCAAACCAACAGGTTCTCCAGCTCATCAATATTCGGAGAAATCTTCAACCTTATGTTCAC TCCGAAGCAAGGCAGCAACTACAAAATACTAGAGGACTACATAGCAGCGGAGATGGCCGGGCAGGACAGTGGGCCAGGCCAGACCTGCGCGGAGACGTACCCGTCGTGTCCGGTGTCTGTGTTCGCCGTCCTGCGCCGCTTCCAGAACCAAATGGGCTTCTCCACGCCGGAGGACAAGCCCCTCAACGCCTCCATCAACCTCCAGAACAGTCTTCTTACAGGGGACATTGACCCCTAG